In Ahaetulla prasina isolate Xishuangbanna chromosome 6, ASM2864084v1, whole genome shotgun sequence, a single window of DNA contains:
- the USP54 gene encoding inactive ubiquitin carboxyl-terminal hydrolase 54 isoform X4, whose translation MSWKRNYFSVGQGGVQDMFTPRNTTSIAPSKGLSNEPGQNSCFLNSALQVLWHLDIFRRSFRQLTTHKCMGDSCIFCALKGIFNQFQCSNDKVLPSDALRSALAKTFQDEQRFQLGIMGDAAECFENLLMRIHFHIADESKEDICTAPHCISHQKFAMTLFEQCVCTSCGATSDPLPFIQMVHYISTTSLCNQAICMLERRDKPTPDMFGELLQNASTMGDMRNCPSNCGEKIRIRRVLMNSPQIITIGLVWDSDHSDLAEDVIHSLGTCLKLGDLFFRVTDDRAKQCELYLVGMICYYGKHYSTFFFQTKIRMWMYFDDAHVKEIGPKWKDVVTKCIKGHYQPLLLLYADPRGTPVSTQNLSTQDLPQYSRTYYDSEDSGREPSISSDTRTDSSTDSYLHKHSHHESMVSHFSSDSQGTIIYNVENDMASQSSRDTGHLTDSECNQRHTSKKSCLADRKRNNNRSRKKGDEAQPSGYHSEGETLKEKQAPRTASKILNGTSKLRGFKETVSNMIHNRPSQTHQGSPHGKNQTEIQSLPRTLTIQTQDWEIESNSSESKSSSSSKYRPPWRPKREPLNIDSIFSKEKRKQSGYTQLSPFAEDAAKEFIEDELKEPACETRSRRSNRYKHWTLGRGAHHRMDQHPRLIQRMESGYESSDRNSNSPVSLDMPLSESSNTSRDYHVKRTGDVIPAWHNIPKSHSSSILEVDSASSITCRTKNKYSFGKGGEILVSSKSELDELQEEVARRVQDQDFQRKQEKELEAALGFNPHPSRFMDLDELQNQGRTGGFERPMQEADSVFQESLHQEQKGDCAAALALCNEAIVNRLSHSKYC comes from the exons GGTATCTTTAACCAGTTCCAGTGCAGCAATGACAAAGTGTTACCTTCCGATGCTCTTCGTAGTGCTCTTGCAAAGACCTTTCAGGATGAGCAGCGTTTCCAGCTGGGCATTATGGGTGATGCTGCAGAATGCTTT GAGAACCTCTTAATGAGGATTCATTTCCACATTGCAGATGAATCTAAAGAAGATATCTGTACTGCCCCACATTGTATTTCACATCAGAAATTTGCAATGACCTTGTTCGAACAg TGTGTCTGTACCAGTTGTGGTGCTACTTCTGATCCATTGCCCTTCATCCAGATGGTGCATTATATCTCAACTACTTCACTCTG caATCAGGCCATTTGCATGCTGGAAAGACGAGACAAGCCGACACCTGATATGTTTGGAGAGCTGCTACAAAATGCCAGCACAATGGGAGATATGAGAAACTGTCCG AGCAATTGTGGAGAAAAAATCCGGATACGCCGAGTATTGATGAACTCTCCACAGATCATCACCATTGGACTGGTCTGGGACTCGGACCACTCCGATTTGGCAGAAGATGTCATTCATAGCCTGGGCACTTGCCTTAAACTGGGTGAT CTGTTCTTCAGAGTAACTGACGACAGAGCAAAACAATGTGAATTGTATTTGGTTGGAATGATCTGCTACTATGGAAAACATTACTCCACCTTTTTCTTTCAAACAAAGATTCGTATGTGGATGTATTTTGATGATGCCCATGTTAAAGAG atagGCCCTAAATGGAAAGATGTTGTTACTAAGTGCATTAAGGGTCATTACCAACCCTTGCTACTCCTTTATGCAGACCCAAGAGGAACTCCAGTATCAACCCAGAATCTATCCACACAGGATTTACCACAGTATAGCAGAACTTATTATGATAGTGAAGATTCAG GACGTGAACCTTCTATCTCAAGTGACACTAGAACAGATTCTTCTACAGACAGCTATCTGCATAAACATTCCCACCATGAATCAATGGTCAGCCATTTTTCTTCTGATTCTCAAGGAACTATCATTTATAATGTGGAAAATGATATGGCTTCGCAAAGCAGCAGGGACACag GCCACCTGACTGATAGTGAATGCAATCAGAGACATACTTCCAAAAAGAGTTGTCTGGCAGACCGTAAGAGAAATAACAACAGGTCTAGAAAGAAGGGGGATGAAGCACAGCCATCTGGATATCACAGTGAAG GAGAGACACTGAAGGAGAAACAGGCCCCCAGAACTGCCTCTAAAATATTGAATGGTACCAGCAAACTAAGGGGATTTAAAGAGACAGTTAGCAACATGATCCACAACAGGCCTTCACAGACACATCAGGGCTCCCCTCATGGGAAGAACCAGACTGAAATCCAGTCACTACCCAGAACTTTGACCATTCAGACTCAAGACTGGGAAATAGAGAGCAACAGTAGTGAATCGAAGTCAAGTTCTTCCAGCAAGTACCGCCCACCTTGGAGACCCAAACGAGAGCCCCTAAATATAGACAGCATCTTCagtaaagaaaagagaaaacaaagtgGCTACACCCAACTCAGCCCCTTCGCAGAAGATGCAG CCAAAGAATTTATAGAAGATGAGCTGAAGGAGCCAGCATGTGAAACAAGATCAAGGCGGTCCAACAGGTATAAGCACTGGACTTTAGGGCGTGGTGCACATCACAGGATGGATCAGCATCCTCGTCTGATCCAAAGGATGGAATCTGGGTATGAAAGCAGTGATCGCAATAGCAACAGTCCAGTCAGTCTGGATATGCCTTTGTCAGAGAGCTCAAATACCTCTAG ggatTATCATGTCAAACGAACTGGAGATGTTATTCCTGCCTGGCATAATATTCCAAAGTCACATAGCAGTAGCATCTTGGAAGTAGATTCTGCCTCATCTATAACTtgcaggacaaaaaataaatactcCTTTGGTAAAG GTGGGGAGATACTTGTTTCTTCCAAGAGTGAGCTTGATGAATTACAAGAAGAAGTAGCAAGAAGGGTCCAGGATCAAGACTTCCAGAGGAAGCAGGAAAAGGAACTAGAGGCAGCCTTGGGCTTTAATCCCCACCCAAGCAGATTCATGGATCTGGATGAACTGCAGAATCAAG GGAGGACTGGTGGCTTTGAGAGGCCTATGCAAGAGGCCGATTCGGTCTTTCAAGAGTCACTGCATCAGGAGCAGAAGGGAGATTGTGCTGCAGCTTTGGCTCTCTGCAATGAAGCTATAG TAAACAGACTATCCCACTCCAAGTACTGCTGA
- the USP54 gene encoding inactive ubiquitin carboxyl-terminal hydrolase 54 isoform X5, producing MSWKRNYFSVGQGGVQDMFTPRNTTSIAPSKGLSNEPGQNSCFLNSALQVLWHLDIFRRSFRQLTTHKCMGDSCIFCALKGIFNQFQCSNDKVLPSDALRSALAKTFQDEQRFQLGIMGDAAECFENLLMRIHFHIADESKEDICTAPHCISHQKFAMTLFEQCVCTSCGATSDPLPFIQMVHYISTTSLCNQAICMLERRDKPTPDMFGELLQNASTMGDMRNCPSNCGEKIRIRRVLMNSPQIITIGLVWDSDHSDLAEDVIHSLGTCLKLGDLFFRVTDDRAKQCELYLVGMICYYGKHYSTFFFQTKIRMWMYFDDAHVKEIGPKWKDVVTKCIKGHYQPLLLLYADPRGTPVSTQNLSTQDLPQYSRTYYDSEDSGREPSISSDTRTDSSTDSYLHKHSHHESMVSHFSSDSQGTIIYNVENDMASQSSRDTGHLTDSECNQRHTSKKSCLADRKRNNNRSRKKGDEAQPSGYHSEGETLKEKQAPRTASKILNGTSKLRGFKETVSNMIHNRPSQTHQGSPHGKNQTEIQSLPRTLTIQTQDWEIESNSSESKSSSSSKYRPPWRPKREPLNIDSIFSKEKRKQSGYTQLSPFAEDAAKEFIEDELKEPACETRSRRSNRYKHWTLGRGAHHRMDQHPRLIQRMESGYESSDRNSNSPVSLDMPLSESSNTSRDYHVKRTGDVIPAWHNIPKSHSSSILEVDSASSITCRTKNKYSFGKGGEILVSSKSELDELQEEVARRVQDQDFQRKQEKELEAALGFNPHPSRFMDLDELQNQVNRLSHSKYC from the exons GGTATCTTTAACCAGTTCCAGTGCAGCAATGACAAAGTGTTACCTTCCGATGCTCTTCGTAGTGCTCTTGCAAAGACCTTTCAGGATGAGCAGCGTTTCCAGCTGGGCATTATGGGTGATGCTGCAGAATGCTTT GAGAACCTCTTAATGAGGATTCATTTCCACATTGCAGATGAATCTAAAGAAGATATCTGTACTGCCCCACATTGTATTTCACATCAGAAATTTGCAATGACCTTGTTCGAACAg TGTGTCTGTACCAGTTGTGGTGCTACTTCTGATCCATTGCCCTTCATCCAGATGGTGCATTATATCTCAACTACTTCACTCTG caATCAGGCCATTTGCATGCTGGAAAGACGAGACAAGCCGACACCTGATATGTTTGGAGAGCTGCTACAAAATGCCAGCACAATGGGAGATATGAGAAACTGTCCG AGCAATTGTGGAGAAAAAATCCGGATACGCCGAGTATTGATGAACTCTCCACAGATCATCACCATTGGACTGGTCTGGGACTCGGACCACTCCGATTTGGCAGAAGATGTCATTCATAGCCTGGGCACTTGCCTTAAACTGGGTGAT CTGTTCTTCAGAGTAACTGACGACAGAGCAAAACAATGTGAATTGTATTTGGTTGGAATGATCTGCTACTATGGAAAACATTACTCCACCTTTTTCTTTCAAACAAAGATTCGTATGTGGATGTATTTTGATGATGCCCATGTTAAAGAG atagGCCCTAAATGGAAAGATGTTGTTACTAAGTGCATTAAGGGTCATTACCAACCCTTGCTACTCCTTTATGCAGACCCAAGAGGAACTCCAGTATCAACCCAGAATCTATCCACACAGGATTTACCACAGTATAGCAGAACTTATTATGATAGTGAAGATTCAG GACGTGAACCTTCTATCTCAAGTGACACTAGAACAGATTCTTCTACAGACAGCTATCTGCATAAACATTCCCACCATGAATCAATGGTCAGCCATTTTTCTTCTGATTCTCAAGGAACTATCATTTATAATGTGGAAAATGATATGGCTTCGCAAAGCAGCAGGGACACag GCCACCTGACTGATAGTGAATGCAATCAGAGACATACTTCCAAAAAGAGTTGTCTGGCAGACCGTAAGAGAAATAACAACAGGTCTAGAAAGAAGGGGGATGAAGCACAGCCATCTGGATATCACAGTGAAG GAGAGACACTGAAGGAGAAACAGGCCCCCAGAACTGCCTCTAAAATATTGAATGGTACCAGCAAACTAAGGGGATTTAAAGAGACAGTTAGCAACATGATCCACAACAGGCCTTCACAGACACATCAGGGCTCCCCTCATGGGAAGAACCAGACTGAAATCCAGTCACTACCCAGAACTTTGACCATTCAGACTCAAGACTGGGAAATAGAGAGCAACAGTAGTGAATCGAAGTCAAGTTCTTCCAGCAAGTACCGCCCACCTTGGAGACCCAAACGAGAGCCCCTAAATATAGACAGCATCTTCagtaaagaaaagagaaaacaaagtgGCTACACCCAACTCAGCCCCTTCGCAGAAGATGCAG CCAAAGAATTTATAGAAGATGAGCTGAAGGAGCCAGCATGTGAAACAAGATCAAGGCGGTCCAACAGGTATAAGCACTGGACTTTAGGGCGTGGTGCACATCACAGGATGGATCAGCATCCTCGTCTGATCCAAAGGATGGAATCTGGGTATGAAAGCAGTGATCGCAATAGCAACAGTCCAGTCAGTCTGGATATGCCTTTGTCAGAGAGCTCAAATACCTCTAG ggatTATCATGTCAAACGAACTGGAGATGTTATTCCTGCCTGGCATAATATTCCAAAGTCACATAGCAGTAGCATCTTGGAAGTAGATTCTGCCTCATCTATAACTtgcaggacaaaaaataaatactcCTTTGGTAAAG GTGGGGAGATACTTGTTTCTTCCAAGAGTGAGCTTGATGAATTACAAGAAGAAGTAGCAAGAAGGGTCCAGGATCAAGACTTCCAGAGGAAGCAGGAAAAGGAACTAGAGGCAGCCTTGGGCTTTAATCCCCACCCAAGCAGATTCATGGATCTGGATGAACTGCAGAATCAAG TAAACAGACTATCCCACTCCAAGTACTGCTGA